The DNA segment TGGGCTCGAATGGTCAATGTCAAAAGTCACCGGCACAGAAGAATTTGAAAGAGCCGGCAACAAAGTTCACGATGTACTTGGCTCCATTCAGGAAAAATTTGCTTTCCTGCCCGATTACTCATTCAAGGCTACAGAGACAGCGGCAACGGAACATGCGCAAGAAAAGGCGGAGCCCGCTTCACCGGTCTGCCCTGGAACAAGCGTGGCTGGCGTTGTTGGCAGTTTCTTAGTGCTTTTTATGGCTGGTACTATAGGTTTCATTCTTCGGGGTAGGGGCGCAAAGCCCCAAACAAGTGCATGAAGCAAAGTGCCCGATTAGCCTATATTCACTTGGCAGGCCGGGGTACTTATGCCCCGGCCTTCTTTGTTAATTGGAGAAATCACAGGGCAGCACTTATTATCCTGCTGCTATTTGTCTTCTTTGTAATTTCTGTAAACAAGCATGATATCACCGCGGGAATCATCTATGCGGTTTTTCCTGTAATGCTGATAACTGCCGGTCGTTTGCCGATTGCACCTATCTTGAAGCGATTGGCTCTCATATCACCGTTCGTTCTTATAATGGCTGCGGCTAATCCATTACTGGATACTCATCCATACATTAAAATAAACACAATGGTGATTAGCTCGGGAATAGTATCTGGCACTGTTATTCTCATAAAAAGTCTGGTCACCATTTCGGCAGTTTTGGCATTTACTCTGTGCGTTCCCTTCTATCGCATCTGTGAGATATTGCGCGATTTCCGTGTCCCGAATGTCTTTGTAACACAATTGGTTCTCCTTTACCGATACAGTTTTCTCCTTGTTGAAGAAGCAATGGCAATGCAGAAAGCCCGCAACTTGAGGTCATTTGGTAAAAAGGGCAAAGACCTTTTCACTACTGCAAAACTGATTGGTTCCTTGCTGCTGCGAACAAATAATAAGGCAGAAAGAATCTACCGAGGAATGATTGCCCGGGGTTTCAACGGTGAGTTGACCAAGAAGAAAATAGATAAAATCAGAATAGATGAAGTCGTATTAACCTGTGCTGCGCTACTGGTCTTTACGCTCATACGGGTCATTTTCTGAATTGAGGAATGCTTAAAATGGCAAATGTTGAGATAGATGATTTGAGGTTTACATACTTAGACGGGACAATGGCTCTGGATGGCATTAGCCTGAATATTGCCGATGGTGAATCTGTAGGTATTGTAGGCGCTAATGGAGCTGGAAAATCAACACTTGTGAACCATCTTAACGGATATTATCTGCCGCAAAATGGAACGATAAAAATAGCCGGTGAGGTTCTGTCAAAGAAGACACAAGAGAACATCCGGCGCATTGTCGGAGTAGTCTTTCAGAATCCCGATGACCAGCTATTCAGTGCTCGCCTGTACGATGATGTCGCATTCGGCCCAGAAAACCTTGGCGTTGAGATTAGCGAATTGCAGAAAAGGGTCGAGACAACCATGAAGGAACTGAACCTTTGGGAACTTCGGGACAAATCGCCTGCCCATATTTCGCATGGACAGAAACGGTTCGCGGCATTTGCGACTGTACTGGTGATGAAACCCGATGTTATTGTAATGGATGAGCCGACATCTGACTTAGATCCACGGAATCGCCGAAAACTGATTAATCTCGTTAATGCACTTAGTGCAACTCGAATTACAGTATCGCATGACCTCGATTTCATTTTTGAAACTTGTAAATTGGTTGCTCTTATGTCTACTGGTAAAATAGTTGCATATGGAAAAACGGAAGAAATTCTTAGTAATCAACTTCTTCTTGAAAGTAATGGTCTTGAACTTCCGCTAAAATTGCAGAAGTGATTTGGGGTAGGGTTATGATTTGGCCGAACAGGATGTGCGGCTTGTCTTGAAGCGCGCCGGTTTTCTGCCTTTCGTTTTTCTCTTCCAGCCCGCCTTTTTATTGAATGTTCAGTTCGAATTTTGTCTTTTTCCTGCGCGGTGTCTTTTCTTGGGGTGACCAAATTTTGCCTAACGTTCGACGCATGGCGAAGTGCCCGCCTAATAAAAATGCCTGATTACCGATCAGTCAAGCGGTGCTTTGGGAGCTTGATGGAACGGTATTCCGGCCTACCCCTTGTCCAAGCGGGCATTTGGGTGGAGGGCTGCTTTGAGCCCGGAACCGCCATGCGTTTGTTGGTTGTCTGTAAACCGGCCTTCTTGCGTCTTTGTTCTCGTCGCCGCGTTCCTGATTCCTTTGTTCTTTAGATTGGAGTTTTTAAGGTGCATTCCTCATTTTGATATAGAAATCAAAGTGTTTAAATTGAAAAATCATCAAATCAGAATGCAAAAAGATAACCCAATCCAAATGTAAAGACGCTGTGTTTTGAAAAATCTTCTTTAGTAATACCCTGTGATTCGAGATCACTGGTTAGTTTCTCGATGTACAGTAATCCAAGGGTATAACGAAAATCAGCTATTAAACTGCCTGGACCGACTTTGGTTCCAACTGAACCCCCTACGGCAATTCCTAAATCAAATTTGTTATAATATTTGTCAAATATTTCACGTTCATTATCATCCATATTGTTTTCTATTCCGCCGGTTTTACCGATTCTATTTACTTTTCCAATTTTGAAGGCAAGTGAAGGCCCAGCATAAATAGTAGGCGTTACAACACCAATAGGAATGAGGAACTGTGTCAATATAGGTACTTCAATATAATTTAAAATGAGAGTTTTCCAGTCAGTACCATCGCTTATTTTTTGTCCTCTTGAAGAGAATAGAAGTTCAGGTTGAAGGGCGAACTTATCGGATACTTTAAATTGTAAAACAGCACCAGCCATGGAACCGGGCTTCATCACTTGATTTTTATATGGGTCGTAATGACCAACAATTATTTCCAGTTTTCTGGCCCCGTAAAATTTTGCAAGATTTATACCACCCTTCAAACCAGCTGAAAATTCCAGTGCACAAGCATTACTACTGACAATGAATACATAGCCAAACAAAGCACAATATAACAGGTAACGAAATTTCATAGTTTACTCCAAGATAGTATGCTGCATTATGGTTTATCTCAATTTCCCAAAAAACAGTGCGAATGATAATGCAAAGTCCTGAAATTCTTTATTGAGGTTAGCATGAAAGTTAGCTCCAAATCCAAAATAAGTAAGTTTAATAAAGGAAATATTTACATCTAAGGGGAAATTTAGTGTTTTAAAAGTTTCAGACTGGTATCTTTCCTCAACCAGAACAAAACCGGTATCAGCTGCTATGAGTTCACGACACTTGTGCACCAGACTGCCATAATATCGAGAAATGATTTTAGACCTGGCGCAGCATTAGTTGAATCATCAAGATCATCTTCAAAATAAGCTGTCCAGCCCGATAAAGCAACAATTTTTCTGTAAATTTGACATGACAGTAGCCCCTGTTAGTTACAGTTTTATATAAGCCTTACCAGTCTCCCACTCCTCTGAGATTTCCATTAGTAATGCAGATGATAAACGCAACAATGAATCGGTATTAGGGAACAAACCAGCAATCTTTGTCCTCCTGGCTAATTCTCTGTTTAACCGTTCGACACCATTAGTTGTCCTTAGCTTTTTACGGACCTTTTCAGGCAAATCAAATACAGTCAGGCCTTGAGGAATATTGATATCCATCCATTCTGCCAATTGAGAAGCTTTCTTTTTGTATTTAACTATTGCTTGCTGCAACAACCGATTTGCTTCAGTTTTATCCGGTGCATTAAACACTGCTCGTATCGAAGCGGCAACTTCTTCCCGCATGCTTACTTTAGGGACATAATGTCCGGCATTCTGCTGAAGATGAAATTGACACCTTTGCCTTTTTACCCCTGGCAAAACTGCATTCAGGGCTGCTGTGAGGCCGCTGTGATCATCGGCAGTGACACAGACTACTCCATGCATACCTCGCTCCATAAGGCTTGTCAGAAAGCTACGCCAATGTACTTCGGCTTCCGAAAGGGAGACGCTGACTCCCAGTACCGAGCGATGGCCATCAGGCTGCACACCGGTAGCAATAAGAACTGCAGCAGAAACAACAGAACCGTCAATTCGTACCTTTTCATAACGGGCATCAAGTATGAGGTATTTTATTGTTCCCAGAGGTCTGTTTCTCCACTTATTCAGCTCCTCATCAAGCAATGCCGAAGCTCGGCTGACATCGCTGCTACTGATCTGTAATCCACACATTTCCTCAACAACTTTAGTGACTCTTCTGGTTGATATGCCATTAACATACATTTCTCCTATAGCAACTTTGAGTGCCCGCTCACTTCGAATGCCACGTTCAAGTGCAGAGGGATAAAATGACACATCGCCACGAACCTGCGGAACTTCAAATGTAAGGTTTCCTATACGGCTCCTGACTGTCTTTGGCTTAAATCCGTTTGCATAACCCTTCCGGTTTTCACTACGTTCATAAGGACCGGCTTTCAGTGCATTATTTCTTTCAATACGCATAGCCTCATTGATCAGGATCTCAACACAACGGGATACACCATCAAAGCCATGCTCATTAAGAATACCCACCACCTCTGTTAAAAATGTAGATTCAGATTGGACGTCCACAGATCAGCCCCTTTCTCTTTTAAGTGTAATCGTTAAGAAAGGAAACTACTGTCTGCCGTCCTCTCCCCTAGAATAATGCTCTAGGGGAGGTCTTCTATCCTTAGGAGAAAATCAACTCCCGATAATTCAAAGAATTGAAATTAAATTTACAGAAATAAAGATACACTACCTCCAGCCCGCCAATAATAAAGACCTTTCTCTGCCAGGTCGTTAGCGGTCGAACTCGGAGTGCGTCCATTCTTTTCGATAAACGCAGCACATGCTTCAAGCTTTTCCATGAATTCCGGTTCATTGTTTGGGACAAGCGCACCGATATCAATAAGCCGCTTATTCCGATCAGGGGATAACCTTCCTGCCGTATGTTTTCTTCTTTGCCGGGTCAGCCATTTTCCAAGAAATGCTTCATCATGGTCCTTACAAGTCGACCTGGGCATTTTCCCGTGCTGCTCGAAGAATTCTTCCACCCGTTCGAATGTATCATTCCATTGCGTCTTTCGCGCACCAGTGCTTGCGGTCACAATCCGGCTTTGCCCCTTCCAAGCTATACAGACAAGCCTGAAAAATAATGCATGCTTCGCCTATAATTAAATTATCGTTCAGATAAACACAGGCTCGGTTGTCAGCGGCTTGAGCGAAACTAACTGCTCGTCGGTCACGCCAATATTTCGTTCCTCCCGAATGAGAACAGCACACCGAATCGCATCAATGATGTGGTCATTGCCCTTGGAATAGATGACGAGGCCATCCCGCAACGTGTAGGTATGTGTCGTAAACTGGTCTTCGATCTCGACATCTTCGGCAGGAAAAACGATCTGTTTGCGCTGCATCGCACCATTGATCAGACTGGTCATAAGTTCCTTGGTGCGTTTCTTGACATCCCGCCCATCCCGGACCGCCAACCGTGTCATGCCTCCGAAATCATACCCTTTCAAACGGCCATCGAGATCGAGTTCTTTGTACTTGTCGAGTGTTAACAACTCCTGAACCACCGACAACCCGTTCCCGCCATTGTCCACGCCGATCCCGGCAGGAGTGTAATATCGGTCGAGAAGAGCGATGATCTGGGCGATATGTGGGTAAGAAACGTGTTCGAGATGGATGCGAAGAACCAGGCGCTTGACCTGCCTGTCACCGATTTCGTGTTCCTGAAAAAGCACCAGTTCGGTCGGATCGTTCGTGTAGCCAAGGTCGCCGCCCAGCCAGAACATTCCCGTCTGTGGCGTGAGATTGAGCAGCATTTCTAATCGATCGTAAGAACTCTCTTCACTGTCACAGTCCCGCAGTTCCGAATCAGTGATGACTATCTTGCGGTACTCGAACACATCCTGACGGCACAGGTTGAACTGTTCGATATTGAATGCGCCGTATGAAGGTTTTCCATGCTCTCCTGCAACTTCATGCTGCCACCCGGAGCTGTCTTTCCCGCCATAAAATTCGATAAGCTCCGCTTCGCGCTGAGGTGTCCAGTTGGGGTTCAGCCAGGACGGCCACCGAAAGACCCTGAATTGTTCCGAAAGGGTGAGTCGATAATATGTCGTGTCACGCAAGCCGTTTGGTGTCGAATAGATCCGTAAGCGGCCACCGGCTTTAAGACACTGCCGGAGCGCTTTCCATGCCTTTTCCGACAGCCATGCACCCTCATCGACCCAGATCCGGTCCACATGCAGCGAGCGGAATGCATCACCATAAGCCCCAGCCGGTCTGAAATAGATGATCGAGCCATTGGTGAATTCGATGCGGAAATAAGGCTTTCGGTGGATCTTCGGTTTTCCATACTTGGTCAGCGCGATACTGTTCATCAGGTCCGGGTTGTTGTCGAGCTGGAATTCGATCTCCTCGATAAGTGTATCGAGATGCCCTTGGTGCGGTGCCGCGATCAGCCCTTGGCCCCCGCGAGTTATAAACGAAAAGTGCAGCGCATCGGTGGAAATCGATATCGACTTTCCACAATCTCTTCCGTCCAGATGAATGATATTGTGTTCCGGTGCCCGAAGATCATCGATCTGATGAGGCCAGTAGAGGCGTTCTTTGCCATCCCGGTTGCGCAGATATGCCTGACCCCACTGCACCGGGTCGAGAAGTGTTTTCGCAAGCATCTGTTCGTTTCTGGTAATCATCGTGACCCTATCCGCTAAATGATTTCGAATGACTTGATATACCAGAAGATGTTTGCTACATTAACATGACAAAAAAGAACCGGTCCATTGTAATAGAACTCAGGAGGTACATAATGAAAGGAGAAATCCCAATGAACGAACAACAGCCGGATGTGCCGGAACAGGAAGAACTCAGGTCGGCATACATGGAAACATGTGTTGAAATTTTTGGCCGACTTACATTTGTAAAAGCGAAAATGGCGCAATTGCTCGATCATGATATTTCGACGAAAGCAGTAACCGAGCTTGAACATTTCCGACTCCTGACCAGCAGGTTCTTCGAAATACTCGATGAATTGACAGTCGAAAAGTAATCACTTTCTACAAAGGAAATTATCATCATGGAAAGCACTACCCTCACCCGCACAGCACAACTCTTTATCGAACACCTGCGTGACACCGGTAAGAAAAACCGGACACTTTATACATACCGGAAAGACCTCGATATTGTCGAAGCCTTCTTCGGCGGAGAACGTCCTGTCTGCGAAATCAGGGTACCACAAGTAGGAAAATTCTACAAATCACAAATATTGCTCAAAACACCAGATGGCAAAGACCGGGCAGAGCGAACGA comes from the Fibrobacter sp. genome and includes:
- a CDS encoding ATP-binding cassette domain-containing protein, producing MANVEIDDLRFTYLDGTMALDGISLNIADGESVGIVGANGAGKSTLVNHLNGYYLPQNGTIKIAGEVLSKKTQENIRRIVGVVFQNPDDQLFSARLYDDVAFGPENLGVEISELQKRVETTMKELNLWELRDKSPAHISHGQKRFAAFATVLVMKPDVIVMDEPTSDLDPRNRRKLINLVNALSATRITVSHDLDFIFETCKLVALMSTGKIVAYGKTEEILSNQLLLESNGLELPLKLQK
- a CDS encoding PorT family protein, whose product is MKFRYLLYCALFGYVFIVSSNACALEFSAGLKGGINLAKFYGARKLEIIVGHYDPYKNQVMKPGSMAGAVLQFKVSDKFALQPELLFSSRGQKISDGTDWKTLILNYIEVPILTQFLIPIGVVTPTIYAGPSLAFKIGKVNRIGKTGGIENNMDDNEREIFDKYYNKFDLGIAVGGSVGTKVGPGSLIADFRYTLGLLYIEKLTSDLESQGITKEDFSKHSVFTFGLGYLFAF
- the cbiQ gene encoding cobalt ECF transporter T component CbiQ; translated protein: MKQSARLAYIHLAGRGTYAPAFFVNWRNHRAALIILLLFVFFVISVNKHDITAGIIYAVFPVMLITAGRLPIAPILKRLALISPFVLIMAAANPLLDTHPYIKINTMVISSGIVSGTVILIKSLVTISAVLAFTLCVPFYRICEILRDFRVPNVFVTQLVLLYRYSFLLVEEAMAMQKARNLRSFGKKGKDLFTTAKLIGSLLLRTNNKAERIYRGMIARGFNGELTKKKIDKIRIDEVVLTCAALLVFTLIRVIF
- a CDS encoding IS256 family transposase; the protein is MDVQSESTFLTEVVGILNEHGFDGVSRCVEILINEAMRIERNNALKAGPYERSENRKGYANGFKPKTVRSRIGNLTFEVPQVRGDVSFYPSALERGIRSERALKVAIGEMYVNGISTRRVTKVVEEMCGLQISSSDVSRASALLDEELNKWRNRPLGTIKYLILDARYEKVRIDGSVVSAAVLIATGVQPDGHRSVLGVSVSLSEAEVHWRSFLTSLMERGMHGVVCVTADDHSGLTAALNAVLPGVKRQRCQFHLQQNAGHYVPKVSMREEVAASIRAVFNAPDKTEANRLLQQAIVKYKKKASQLAEWMDINIPQGLTVFDLPEKVRKKLRTTNGVERLNRELARRTKIAGLFPNTDSLLRLSSALLMEISEEWETGKAYIKL